A single Alteribacter lacisalsi DNA region contains:
- the argJ gene encoding bifunctional ornithine acetyltransferase/N-acetylglutamate synthase, producing the protein MMTTAVSGINVLTDGCVTSPNGYSAGGVHCGIRRKKLDLGWIFSATPASSAGVYTTNRFQAAPLSITKESIAVEQKLQAVLVNSGVANACTGEQGLIDARWMRSAFARLLGIKEHLAGVASTGLIGPELPVSKIEKGLIKFGEPESHGADLFETAIQTTDTSQKRAAVQFEADGKKITVGGAAKGSGMIHPNMATMLGFITTDADVSGQDLQKALREAVNRSFNMITVDGDSSTNDMVLIMANGKAGNSPLTEEHPDWETFTQALEKICTMLARQIARDGEGAARLIETTVTGAATEEAAGKVAKAVISSNLVKTAVFGTDPNWGRIVCAVGYSGEPVEPEKISVKLGHIPLFKNGVPLPFDEIEGIAYLNQETVSIFVDLGQGEAEATAWGCDLTYDYIKINASYRT; encoded by the coding sequence ATCATGACAACTGCAGTAAGCGGAATAAACGTGTTAACCGACGGATGTGTAACGTCCCCAAATGGCTACAGTGCAGGAGGAGTCCACTGCGGAATCCGCAGGAAAAAACTCGATCTGGGCTGGATCTTTTCTGCCACACCGGCATCCTCGGCAGGTGTCTACACGACGAATCGTTTTCAGGCAGCACCACTGTCCATTACCAAGGAAAGTATAGCAGTAGAACAGAAACTTCAGGCTGTGCTGGTAAATTCGGGGGTAGCCAATGCCTGTACAGGAGAGCAGGGGCTGATAGATGCCCGGTGGATGAGAAGTGCTTTTGCCCGATTGCTTGGGATAAAGGAGCATCTTGCAGGTGTTGCCTCAACCGGTTTAATCGGCCCGGAGCTGCCTGTATCGAAAATAGAAAAAGGACTAATAAAATTCGGTGAGCCGGAAAGCCACGGGGCGGACCTTTTCGAGACCGCGATCCAGACAACCGATACATCCCAAAAAAGAGCAGCGGTACAGTTTGAGGCAGATGGGAAGAAAATTACAGTCGGCGGAGCGGCTAAAGGATCCGGTATGATCCACCCGAATATGGCGACGATGCTGGGCTTTATCACCACTGATGCAGACGTCAGCGGGCAGGATCTTCAAAAAGCTCTCAGGGAAGCAGTAAACCGTTCATTTAACATGATTACGGTTGATGGTGACTCGAGCACAAACGATATGGTGTTGATTATGGCGAACGGAAAAGCGGGGAACAGTCCGCTCACAGAAGAGCACCCTGACTGGGAGACCTTTACTCAGGCACTTGAAAAGATCTGCACCATGCTTGCCAGGCAGATCGCAAGGGACGGAGAGGGAGCAGCCAGACTGATCGAAACGACGGTAACCGGTGCCGCTACAGAAGAGGCTGCCGGAAAGGTTGCCAAGGCTGTTATTTCATCGAATCTCGTAAAAACGGCCGTGTTCGGTACCGACCCGAACTGGGGAAGGATTGTGTGTGCTGTCGGATACAGCGGTGAGCCCGTGGAACCGGAAAAAATTAGTGTGAAGCTTGGGCATATTCCTCTTTTTAAAAACGGGGTGCCGCTTCCTTTTGATGAAATTGAAGGAATCGCGTACTTAAACCAGGAAACCGTCAGCATTTTTGTGGATCTTGGCCAGGGAGAAGCTGAAGCGACTGCCTGGGGATGTGACCTGACGTATGACTATATCAAAATTAACGCATCGTACCGGACGTAG
- a CDS encoding TIGR01457 family HAD-type hydrolase — MKNYKGYLIDLDGTMYRGAKEIAEAVVFVNELNRRELPYLFVTNNSSRTPEQVSDKLVSMGIPSTPDHVYTTSLATAGYIADKKPGASVYMIGEEGLEKALEEKGLKKGGEQADFVVMGIDREISYEKLSTACLAVRKGASFVSTNGDVAIPAERGLLPGNGSLTSVVTVSSGVKPVFIGKPEAIIIDGALERLGTRKEETVMIGDNYDTDILAGINGGLDTVIVHTGVTSKEHLTAKEIQPSFSIGGLDEWQFDTE, encoded by the coding sequence ATGAAAAACTATAAAGGGTATTTAATTGACCTGGACGGCACGATGTACCGTGGTGCAAAGGAAATTGCAGAAGCGGTAGTTTTCGTAAACGAACTGAACAGACGGGAACTGCCGTACCTGTTTGTGACTAATAACTCTTCACGGACGCCTGAGCAGGTTTCGGACAAGCTTGTATCAATGGGCATTCCGTCCACACCTGATCACGTTTATACGACCAGCTTGGCGACAGCAGGCTATATCGCAGATAAAAAACCTGGTGCGTCTGTCTATATGATCGGGGAAGAGGGGTTGGAAAAAGCGCTTGAAGAAAAAGGTCTCAAAAAAGGCGGTGAGCAGGCGGACTTTGTGGTCATGGGAATCGACAGGGAGATTTCGTATGAGAAGCTCAGTACTGCCTGCCTTGCTGTGCGGAAAGGGGCATCCTTTGTTTCCACAAACGGGGACGTGGCTATTCCAGCCGAACGGGGGCTTCTGCCGGGGAACGGTTCACTCACGTCGGTTGTAACCGTGTCCTCAGGGGTGAAACCGGTGTTCATCGGAAAACCGGAAGCGATTATCATTGACGGAGCCCTTGAGCGGCTTGGTACGCGAAAAGAAGAGACAGTCATGATTGGGGATAACTATGACACCGATATTCTGGCCGGGATTAACGGCGGTCTGGATACGGTCATCGTGCATACCGGTGTCACCTCGAAAGAGCATCTGACGGCAAAAGAGATCCAGCCTTCGTTTTCTATCGGCGGTCTGGATGAATGGCAGTTTGATACAGAATAG
- a CDS encoding NAD(P)/FAD-dependent oxidoreductase, giving the protein MRELLVLGGGYGGLRVIQRLLASKDLKDVRITVVEREAYHSLKTEFYALAAGTVADKHLRVSFPEDVRLEMKYETVSKINLEDKTVEVASGETLRYDDLVIGLGCEDKYHGVPGADQYTLSIQSMRRARKTNQVIQAIRNNGTVAIVGGGLSGVEVASELRESRPDLNVKLFDRGETILSMFPAKLYNYVTEWLRENEVEIINKANITKVEENILYNHDEAVQTDAIIWTAGIQANKVVRELDVPKDNQGRVKVTHHHHIPEYKNVFVVGDCARLDQAPSAQLAEAQGEQIAMLLQKSWNNEEWPEKLPRIKLKGVLGSLGKKHGFGLMGEKPLTGRVPRVLKSGVLWMYKYHSGS; this is encoded by the coding sequence GTGAGAGAATTATTAGTACTGGGCGGCGGCTACGGCGGGCTGAGAGTCATTCAGCGGCTGCTGGCGTCTAAAGACCTTAAAGATGTCCGTATAACAGTGGTTGAAAGGGAAGCCTATCACAGCCTGAAAACGGAGTTTTACGCTCTGGCTGCCGGAACTGTTGCCGACAAGCATCTGCGCGTCAGCTTTCCGGAGGATGTCCGGCTTGAAATGAAATATGAAACCGTTTCAAAAATCAATCTGGAGGACAAAACCGTTGAAGTGGCATCCGGAGAGACGCTGCGGTATGATGACCTCGTGATCGGTCTCGGATGTGAAGATAAATACCATGGTGTGCCCGGTGCAGACCAGTACACACTCAGCATTCAGTCCATGCGACGCGCCCGGAAAACCAATCAGGTAATTCAGGCCATCCGTAACAACGGAACGGTCGCCATTGTCGGGGGCGGATTGAGCGGTGTTGAAGTGGCAAGTGAACTGAGGGAAAGCCGTCCTGATCTGAATGTGAAGCTTTTTGACCGCGGTGAAACAATTTTAAGTATGTTCCCGGCGAAGCTCTATAATTATGTGACGGAATGGCTCAGAGAAAATGAAGTCGAAATTATCAACAAAGCCAACATAACAAAAGTAGAAGAAAACATCCTATATAATCACGATGAGGCGGTTCAGACCGATGCGATTATCTGGACAGCCGGCATTCAGGCGAATAAAGTCGTCCGTGAACTTGATGTGCCTAAGGACAACCAGGGTCGTGTCAAAGTGACACATCATCACCACATTCCAGAATACAAGAATGTTTTCGTTGTCGGCGACTGCGCCCGGCTGGATCAGGCTCCAAGCGCCCAGCTAGCGGAAGCACAGGGGGAACAAATTGCCATGCTTCTCCAAAAATCGTGGAACAATGAGGAGTGGCCGGAAAAACTGCCGCGCATCAAGCTGAAAGGTGTCCTCGGCTCTCTCGGTAAGAAGCATGGATTCGGCCTTATGGGGGAGAAGCCCCTTACCGGCCGCGTGCCACGGGTACTGAAATCCGGCGTTTTGTGGATGTATAAGTATCATTCAGGGTCTTAA
- the yutH gene encoding spore coat putative kinase YutH, with product MLERSLFDHYRLYAENVMHAFELTVIEAGGETYLLMPVPSDQDEVQRQSEMAQWLHSQGEEGVPELVRTDHGRTFIDMDGTSMALYRLPAVLHTRESVNLSAGKKLAVFHQRGLYYPSGGNRKNVSGAQQWKGKWEKRLDQMESWYTHIRNERFKSPFDESFLLTYPYFMGMSENAIQLMNDIGIDDGTAALEQGNTICHRRFLENTWLTVDQKYPSAIKVPGQFMYDHFSRDLTERFREDVRNAFAMQRHSDFYTLLADYEQERPLTAVDRKLMVARLLFPLHYFDTVENYYQTVDEQKKQTFAEEFITIQNGSDFYEKRVAELQHYLLDERTRMRLPVWIG from the coding sequence ATGCTTGAACGATCGCTGTTTGATCACTATCGTCTTTATGCGGAAAACGTCATGCATGCGTTTGAGCTGACGGTCATAGAAGCCGGTGGTGAAACGTATCTTCTAATGCCTGTGCCTTCTGATCAGGATGAAGTTCAGCGCCAGTCCGAAATGGCCCAGTGGCTCCATTCCCAGGGAGAGGAAGGCGTACCGGAACTGGTCAGAACCGACCACGGCAGGACGTTTATCGATATGGACGGTACGTCCATGGCCCTTTACCGGCTGCCGGCCGTTCTTCACACGCGGGAAAGCGTGAATCTTTCTGCAGGAAAAAAGCTGGCTGTTTTTCACCAGAGAGGCTTGTATTACCCGTCCGGAGGGAATAGGAAAAACGTCAGCGGTGCCCAGCAGTGGAAGGGCAAATGGGAAAAAAGACTCGACCAGATGGAATCATGGTACACACACATACGGAATGAACGGTTTAAGAGCCCTTTTGATGAATCATTTCTGCTGACATATCCGTATTTTATGGGGATGAGTGAAAATGCCATCCAGCTCATGAATGACATCGGTATTGACGACGGGACCGCCGCGCTGGAACAGGGAAACACGATCTGTCATCGCAGGTTTCTGGAAAATACCTGGCTGACAGTGGATCAAAAATACCCGTCTGCGATTAAAGTCCCGGGACAGTTTATGTATGATCATTTTTCAAGGGATTTGACAGAGCGGTTTCGCGAGGATGTCAGAAATGCGTTCGCCATGCAGCGTCACTCGGATTTTTATACTCTATTGGCAGACTACGAGCAGGAGAGGCCCCTGACTGCGGTTGACAGGAAACTGATGGTTGCCAGACTGCTATTTCCGCTTCACTATTTTGATACGGTTGAAAACTATTATCAGACCGTGGATGAACAGAAAAAACAGACCTTTGCGGAAGAATTCATAACGATTCAGAACGGCAGTGACTTTTATGAAAAAAGAGTGGCTGAACTGCAGCACTATCTTCTCGATGAACGTACGAGAATGCGGCTGCCCGTCTGGATCGGATAA
- a CDS encoding DUF1462 family protein: MSRIVITVYGAEEKCASCINLPSALETKEWLEAAVARRFPGASVSFVYCDIDLPEGDEQEEFSRLILDDEYFYPLVVINGEVATEGDPRLPVIYKKIEQLQEEQSAAGQNGA, translated from the coding sequence ATGTCCCGGATTGTGATTACCGTTTACGGAGCAGAGGAGAAGTGTGCGAGCTGCATTAACCTTCCGTCTGCCCTGGAAACTAAAGAATGGCTCGAAGCAGCTGTTGCCCGCAGGTTCCCGGGGGCATCAGTGAGCTTTGTATATTGCGATATTGACCTTCCGGAAGGAGATGAGCAGGAGGAATTTTCCCGGCTTATTCTGGACGATGAATATTTCTATCCGCTCGTTGTGATAAACGGGGAAGTGGCTACTGAAGGAGATCCGCGCCTCCCGGTTATTTATAAAAAAATTGAACAGCTACAGGAGGAACAGTCTGCAGCCGGACAGAATGGTGCATGA
- a CDS encoding NifU family protein, producing MSTETTMEEQVQEVLDKLRPFLLRDGGDVELVEIDEGVVKVRLMGACGSCPSSTITLKAGIERALLEEVPGVTELEQVF from the coding sequence ATGTCTACAGAAACAACAATGGAAGAACAAGTACAGGAAGTTCTTGATAAACTCCGTCCGTTCCTTCTTCGTGATGGAGGAGACGTTGAGCTGGTTGAAATCGACGAAGGTGTCGTAAAAGTACGTCTTATGGGTGCCTGCGGCTCATGCCCAAGTTCAACCATTACGTTGAAAGCGGGTATCGAACGCGCACTTCTTGAAGAAGTACCTGGCGTTACAGAACTCGAACAGGTATTTTAA
- a CDS encoding 2-hydroxyacid dehydrogenase: protein MRRKPYVFITRTLPDSTLEPLLDLARISMWEEADKPVPRERLEKEAEEADAILTMVSDPVDRELLEGAPNLRVVSNMGVGYDNIDLQAADEMGIIVCNTPDILTETTADLTFALLLASARRITEASDLVRSGNWREWGPLLMAGHDVYGKTIGIVGMGRIGTGVAKRASGFSMNVLYHNRTRRKETENETGAAYAPLDRLLKESDFVVCLAPLTEETKQMFTYHEFRLMKRSAFFINASRGGLVDERGLVKALEDKQIAGAGLDVFQEEPVDPGHPLLSFPNVTVLPHIGSATVETRKRMAQLACRNIAYVLKGYRPKAVVNRVD from the coding sequence ATGAGAAGAAAACCTTATGTGTTTATTACTCGGACTCTTCCGGACAGTACACTGGAACCGCTTCTGGATCTGGCCCGGATTTCCATGTGGGAGGAAGCGGACAAGCCGGTGCCGCGGGAACGCCTGGAAAAAGAGGCAGAAGAGGCTGATGCCATTTTGACAATGGTCAGTGACCCGGTGGACAGAGAGCTTCTTGAAGGCGCGCCGAACTTGCGTGTGGTGTCCAATATGGGTGTAGGCTATGACAACATTGATCTGCAGGCAGCAGATGAGATGGGAATCATCGTCTGCAACACGCCGGATATTTTGACAGAGACAACCGCTGACCTTACGTTTGCCCTTCTGCTGGCATCCGCACGGCGCATCACCGAAGCAAGTGACCTTGTCAGAAGCGGGAACTGGCGGGAGTGGGGGCCACTGCTTATGGCCGGTCATGATGTATACGGGAAAACTATCGGTATTGTGGGGATGGGGAGGATCGGTACTGGTGTAGCAAAAAGAGCATCCGGTTTTTCAATGAATGTGCTTTACCATAACCGGACCCGGCGCAAGGAGACGGAGAACGAAACGGGGGCGGCTTATGCACCTCTCGACCGCCTTCTGAAAGAATCGGACTTTGTCGTTTGTCTGGCGCCGCTTACCGAGGAAACAAAGCAGATGTTTACGTATCACGAATTCAGACTGATGAAACGGTCCGCCTTTTTCATTAACGCCTCCCGCGGGGGTCTTGTGGATGAGCGGGGGCTCGTAAAAGCACTCGAGGACAAACAGATTGCCGGTGCGGGGCTGGACGTCTTTCAGGAGGAACCGGTAGACCCGGGGCATCCTTTATTGTCTTTTCCAAACGTCACGGTCCTGCCTCACATCGGCAGTGCCACCGTGGAAACAAGGAAGCGGATGGCCCAGTTGGCATGCAGAAATATTGCCTACGTGCTGAAGGGCTACCGTCCAAAGGCGGTTGTAAACAGAGTAGACTGA
- a CDS encoding YuzB family protein encodes MKPIIEFCVSNLASGTQEVRERLEQDPNLDVIEYGCLSFCGQCSRTRFALVNGDIVTGDSNDELYDNIYKHLEENPMF; translated from the coding sequence ATGAAACCGATTATCGAGTTCTGTGTCAGTAATCTGGCCAGCGGAACACAGGAAGTTCGTGAACGCCTGGAACAGGATCCGAACCTGGACGTGATTGAGTACGGCTGTCTGAGTTTTTGCGGGCAGTGTTCCCGTACCCGCTTCGCTCTCGTGAACGGAGACATTGTCACAGGTGATTCAAATGACGAACTTTATGATAATATCTACAAACATCTGGAAGAGAATCCGATGTTTTAA
- a CDS encoding phosphatidylglycerophosphatase A family protein, with protein sequence MSEKGRDIVEKTAREWLTKRGVKLEDIADLVYQLQVKYYPDLTMDLCMKNVNRVLAKREVQNAILTGIQLDKLGEEGKLEQPLQGIIERDEGLYGVDEIVALSIVNVYGSIGFTNYGYIDKEKPGILKFLNDKNNGCHTFLDDIVGAIAAAASSRLAHSAEAVE encoded by the coding sequence ATGAGTGAAAAGGGAAGAGATATCGTAGAGAAGACAGCACGGGAGTGGCTCACAAAGCGCGGAGTTAAGCTTGAGGATATTGCGGACCTTGTGTACCAGCTCCAGGTGAAGTACTATCCGGACCTTACCATGGACCTGTGCATGAAAAATGTGAACCGTGTCCTTGCCAAGCGGGAGGTTCAAAACGCCATCCTGACCGGCATCCAGCTTGATAAGCTGGGTGAAGAAGGAAAGCTCGAGCAGCCGCTTCAGGGCATTATCGAGCGTGACGAAGGTCTTTACGGAGTGGACGAAATTGTCGCTCTCTCGATCGTGAATGTATACGGATCGATCGGTTTTACCAACTACGGCTATATTGATAAAGAGAAACCAGGAATTCTTAAGTTTTTAAACGATAAAAATAACGGATGCCACACGTTTCTCGACGACATCGTTGGCGCCATTGCTGCAGCGGCATCCAGCCGCCTTGCCCACAGCGCCGAAGCAGTAGAATAA
- the dapF gene encoding diaminopimelate epimerase: MKIPFTKMHGLGNNYIYINEFETALPEEQLPALAVELADQYRGIGSDGMILIGPSDSADVRMRIFNNDGSEAKNCGNGLRCVAKYAFERGLAGEKTTMTIETKSGNVSAEVHVKENQVRGVTVNMGKPVLKRSLIPMTGSEQDQVVDEKFEISGETLRVTAVSMGNPHAVFFVNRIEEAPLTVLGPAIEKDRRFPDWVNAEFVEVVSKTELNFRVWERGSGITQACGTGACAAAVAAVLNGRSDRNEDITVHLAGGDLTIRWDEEGEVWMTGPAEVICDGVYIPRENR; encoded by the coding sequence ATGAAGATCCCTTTTACAAAAATGCACGGACTCGGAAATAATTATATTTATATTAATGAATTTGAAACTGCCCTGCCTGAAGAACAGCTTCCGGCACTCGCCGTCGAGCTTGCAGACCAGTACCGGGGGATCGGATCTGACGGGATGATCCTGATTGGTCCATCCGATTCAGCCGATGTGCGAATGCGGATTTTTAACAATGATGGATCAGAAGCGAAAAACTGCGGAAACGGCCTCCGATGTGTGGCGAAATACGCGTTCGAGCGCGGGCTAGCAGGTGAAAAAACAACCATGACGATTGAAACCAAGAGCGGGAACGTCTCTGCGGAAGTGCACGTAAAGGAAAATCAGGTAAGAGGTGTAACGGTGAATATGGGAAAGCCGGTGCTGAAACGGAGCCTGATTCCTATGACCGGATCGGAACAGGATCAGGTTGTTGATGAGAAATTTGAAATCAGCGGAGAAACACTTCGCGTTACCGCGGTTTCCATGGGGAATCCCCATGCCGTCTTTTTCGTTAACCGGATTGAGGAGGCGCCGCTTACTGTGCTCGGGCCGGCCATTGAAAAGGACAGGAGGTTTCCTGACTGGGTCAATGCCGAATTTGTTGAAGTGGTTTCCAAAACGGAACTGAATTTCCGGGTGTGGGAAAGAGGTTCCGGAATTACACAGGCGTGCGGGACAGGGGCGTGTGCAGCGGCAGTCGCAGCCGTCCTGAATGGCCGCAGCGATAGAAATGAAGATATTACGGTTCATCTTGCTGGCGGGGATTTAACCATCCGCTGGGATGAGGAGGGGGAAGTATGGATGACCGGACCGGCCGAGGTGATCTGCGACGGCGTTTATATACCCCGTGAAAACAGATAA
- the argC gene encoding N-acetyl-gamma-glutamyl-phosphate reductase, translated as MKAAVVGGTGYGAVELIRIIQRHPYIELVSVISKSHHGDQVEEVFPHLSRIVSYTMDAYDIHKMEKEADVVFFAAPSGVSKELIPECIEAGLKCVDLSGDFRLQGEELNCLWYNQTPPPEALAEQAVYGLTELYWEAIQESTIVANPGCYPTAALLGLIPVIKNGWGGTSSIVIDGKSGISGAGRGMSLNTHYSEANENVKAYKVGKHQHIPEIEQFLSREHGMEVTVSFTTHLVPMTRGLMCTISLPLEEQVNTKEVIDYYRTFYSRHPFVRIMEKEVFPSTKGVYGSNFCDIGLHADERTGRLTIVSAIDNLGKGAAGQAIQNVNVMNGWDERTGLMHVPVYP; from the coding sequence ATGAAAGCAGCAGTAGTAGGTGGTACTGGTTACGGAGCAGTAGAATTAATTCGTATAATACAGCGTCACCCTTACATCGAATTAGTTTCTGTGATTTCTAAATCACATCATGGCGATCAGGTTGAAGAGGTATTTCCCCACTTGTCGAGAATTGTTTCTTATACAATGGATGCATATGATATTCATAAAATGGAAAAAGAAGCGGATGTGGTATTTTTTGCGGCACCTTCAGGAGTGAGTAAGGAACTCATACCTGAATGCATAGAGGCGGGACTTAAATGTGTCGATCTTTCCGGTGATTTCAGACTGCAGGGAGAGGAACTGAACTGCTTGTGGTATAACCAGACACCGCCTCCTGAAGCTTTGGCTGAACAGGCGGTCTACGGTTTGACAGAACTATATTGGGAGGCAATTCAGGAAAGTACGATCGTTGCCAACCCAGGCTGTTATCCGACTGCTGCCCTGCTTGGTCTCATTCCGGTTATCAAAAACGGCTGGGGCGGTACCTCATCAATTGTGATCGATGGGAAATCGGGGATCAGCGGGGCGGGCAGGGGGATGTCACTGAACACCCATTACAGTGAGGCTAATGAAAATGTGAAAGCATACAAAGTGGGCAAACATCAGCATATCCCCGAGATTGAGCAGTTTTTGAGCCGGGAGCACGGAATGGAAGTGACAGTCTCATTCACCACTCACCTCGTTCCCATGACACGGGGACTCATGTGCACCATATCACTTCCTTTAGAAGAACAGGTTAACACAAAAGAGGTGATCGATTATTACCGTACATTTTACAGCCGCCACCCCTTTGTAAGAATCATGGAAAAAGAAGTATTCCCTTCTACAAAAGGCGTGTACGGAAGCAACTTCTGTGATATCGGACTGCATGCTGATGAACGAACCGGAAGGCTTACGATTGTCAGTGCCATCGACAATCTTGGTAAAGGAGCAGCAGGCCAGGCAATCCAGAATGTGAATGTGATGAACGGCTGGGATGAGCGGACCGGCCTGATGCACGTACCTGTTTACCCGTAA
- the argB gene encoding acetylglutamate kinase: protein MNEIVIKCGGSSLEELPDQFFTDIVRYRDHGLCSPVIVHGGGPLISKLLEQTGVQTVFVNGLRKTTEGVMDIVEMVLSGSVNKKLVNRIQLAGGNAFGLSGVDGYFMKAKPSGNGLGLVGRIETVNTKIIRQITARGQIPVISPVSADPATGQKYNINGDTAASAVAGALGAPLSFISNVPGVYGSGDRDWFRHLTVSEAEGLIESGEVTGGMVPKIKAAAAGLKNGVPEVSIINGLHQDALENLLEHSQLNGTRITAEEVKVNV from the coding sequence ATGAATGAAATCGTTATTAAATGCGGCGGCAGCAGTCTTGAAGAGTTACCGGATCAGTTTTTTACGGACATCGTCCGGTACCGGGATCATGGTCTGTGCAGCCCTGTGATTGTACATGGTGGCGGTCCACTTATTTCAAAACTGCTGGAACAGACAGGGGTTCAAACAGTATTTGTGAACGGGCTCCGAAAAACAACGGAAGGCGTCATGGATATCGTGGAAATGGTGCTGAGCGGTTCGGTCAATAAAAAACTTGTGAATCGAATCCAGCTGGCAGGCGGAAATGCTTTCGGACTGAGCGGTGTGGACGGATATTTCATGAAAGCGAAACCTTCCGGGAACGGACTCGGTTTAGTGGGCCGGATCGAAACCGTGAATACGAAAATAATCAGACAGATCACGGCACGAGGACAGATTCCGGTTATTTCCCCCGTCAGTGCTGATCCTGCCACGGGACAGAAATACAACATAAACGGTGATACGGCGGCCTCAGCCGTGGCTGGAGCTCTCGGAGCCCCGCTCAGTTTTATCAGCAACGTACCTGGCGTTTACGGTTCTGGCGACCGGGACTGGTTTCGCCATCTGACCGTTTCGGAAGCTGAGGGGCTGATTGAGTCAGGTGAGGTTACAGGCGGGATGGTTCCGAAGATCAAAGCCGCCGCTGCTGGTTTGAAAAACGGCGTGCCTGAGGTTTCCATCATTAATGGTCTTCACCAGGATGCATTGGAAAATCTGTTGGAACATAGCCAATTGAACGGCACGCGCATTACAGCTGAGGAGGTGAAGGTGAATGTCTGA
- a CDS encoding DUF86 domain-containing protein — translation MYFVDRELIEKRLDYLENLLVRMAEQSGEGEDSRLVLERTGHMIIETMMDVGNQMIDGFIMRDPGSFDDIVDILLDEKVLTDEEGKGVKRLLPWRKVLLQEYTGIDHKALQSQFKKEMPYLLRFPGKIRMYLENELGPVSAFLPHKSD, via the coding sequence ATGTATTTTGTTGACCGTGAATTAATTGAAAAACGTCTCGATTACCTTGAAAACCTGCTTGTGCGGATGGCTGAGCAAAGCGGTGAGGGAGAAGATTCCAGGCTTGTCCTTGAGAGGACCGGTCATATGATTATTGAAACGATGATGGATGTAGGCAATCAGATGATTGACGGCTTTATTATGAGAGACCCCGGGAGTTTTGATGACATCGTGGACATCCTCCTTGATGAAAAAGTACTCACAGACGAAGAGGGAAAAGGAGTTAAACGCCTGCTTCCGTGGAGGAAGGTCCTGCTTCAGGAATACACCGGTATTGATCACAAAGCCCTCCAGTCGCAATTTAAAAAAGAAATGCCGTATCTGCTCCGCTTTCCAGGGAAGATCAGAATGTATCTGGAAAACGAACTCGGACCGGTTTCTGCATTTTTACCACACAAGTCAGACTGA